From Woronichinia naegeliana WA131, the proteins below share one genomic window:
- a CDS encoding IS630 family transposase (programmed frameshift) yields MLKTYIVRLSQEERQTLKDLVSIGKGAAYKIKHANILLNIDVNGQGWTDEEAAAAFSCHRNTVANLRERLVNEGVESALSRKPRKTPPRQPIIDGEVEAKLIALRCGEPPAGQARWTLRLLADKAVELEIVPAISHETVRPSVKKNELKPHLRQMYVIPPEKSAEFVSNMEDVLEIYHRPYDPNCPVICMDEQPIQLVKETRLPLPAKPGQPEAHDYEYERNGTANIFMFTEPLSGWRKTVVSERRTSVDWATEIKNLLDNDYADNDKVILVCDQLNTHKLASLYEAFEPSTARRLVERLEIHHTPKHGSWLNIAENELSAMTRQCLARRIPDRETLEQETTAWYTQRNHSQKSVDWQFTTAEARIRLKRLYPQIEN; encoded by the exons ATGCTCAAGACCTATATTGTCCGATTAAGTCAAGAAGAACGTCAGACCCTAAAAGATTTGGTATCCATCGGCAAAGGAGCGGCTTACAAAATTAAGCACGCCAATATTCTGTTAAACATTGATGTGAATGGACAAGGATGGACGGATGAGGAAGCTGCCGCCGCCTTTAGTTGTCACCGTAACACAGTCGCCAATCTCAGGGAGCGATTGGTCAATGAAGGTGTGGAGTCAGCATTAAGCCGCAAGCCCCGCAAAACGCCGCCTCGTCAACCGATTATTGATGGAGAGGTAGAAGCAAAACTAATCGCCTTACGTTGTGGAGAACCGCCTGCTGGTCAAGCCCGTTGGACATTGAGGTTACTAGCCGACAAGGCGGTCGAGTTAGAAATTGTGCCAGCAATTAGTCACGAAACCGTGCGTC CAAGTGTTAAAAAAAACGAACTAAAACCTCATCTGCGACAGATGTACGTGATTCCACCAGAAAAGAGTGCCGAATTTGTGTCTAACATGGAAGATGTTCTAGAAATTTATCACCGACCCTATGACCCCAATTGTCCAGTGATTTGCATGGATGAGCAACCTATACAATTGGTCAAAGAAACCCGCCTTCCTCTACCAGCCAAACCTGGACAGCCAGAGGCGCATGATTACGAATATGAACGCAATGGAACAGCCAATATCTTTATGTTTACAGAACCCTTGTCTGGGTGGCGAAAGACAGTTGTCAGTGAACGTAGAACATCGGTTGACTGGGCAACAGAAATTAAGAATTTACTCGATAACGACTATGCTGATAACGACAAAGTCATTTTAGTATGTGATCAGCTAAATACTCACAAACTTGCCTCACTATATGAAGCATTTGAGCCTTCCACGGCTCGTCGTCTAGTCGAACGGTTGGAAATTCACCATACCCCAAAACATGGCAGTTGGCTTAATATTGCTGAAAACGAGCTGTCCGCAATGACTCGGCAATGCCTAGCTCGTCGAATTCCAGATCGGGAAACTTTAGAGCAAGAAACAACGGCTTGGTACACTCAGCGCAATCATTCCCAAAAGTCGGTAGATTGGCAATTCACGACGGCTGAGGCTCGTATCCGTCTCAAGCGTCTTTATCCACAAATAGAAAATTGA